From Bifidobacterium longum subsp. longum JCM 1217, one genomic window encodes:
- a CDS encoding glycosyltransferase family 2 protein yields the protein MTQVSPLVSIIVPVYNAERYLRYCVDSILQQSYEHLEIILVDDGATDSSPMILDEYQRRDNRVRVIHQTNGGIAKAQNAGLDAAHGDYIAFADNDDILDRRNIELLLHALISTGADMSKARWRQFGVSQIEEVAMKAREGAAEPEHVSVFTNPLNAYQTVFCKSLRLIGDKLGHNTEARYFNEANWCRLYKRELWDGVRFPEGMYAQDTAIAGHLYVRMNKVADIDVNLYNWLQRPESVTHQKRDFAFHHDHITAASDNFRLCLDRGVLPMRSYYTLIGELEAERESPNFHIPENQQQYETDRQEINTLLANLTRAQRIRCAVIQRIRLFEKYIYDRRIKNMR from the coding sequence ATGACGCAGGTTTCGCCGCTTGTCTCGATCATCGTGCCGGTGTACAACGCCGAGAGATACCTGCGTTACTGCGTGGACTCGATTCTTCAGCAGTCGTATGAGCATCTGGAGATCATCCTCGTGGACGACGGCGCCACCGATTCCAGCCCGATGATTCTGGACGAATACCAGCGGCGAGACAATCGCGTGCGCGTTATCCACCAGACGAATGGTGGCATCGCGAAGGCGCAGAACGCCGGATTGGATGCGGCGCACGGCGATTACATCGCGTTCGCCGACAACGACGACATCCTCGACCGCCGCAACATCGAACTGCTGCTGCACGCGCTGATTTCGACCGGCGCGGACATGAGCAAGGCCCGCTGGAGGCAGTTCGGCGTCTCCCAAATCGAGGAAGTCGCGATGAAAGCCCGTGAAGGCGCCGCCGAACCTGAACATGTGAGCGTGTTCACGAATCCGCTGAACGCCTACCAGACCGTATTCTGCAAGAGCCTGCGCCTGATCGGCGACAAGCTTGGCCACAACACGGAGGCCCGCTATTTCAACGAGGCGAACTGGTGCCGCCTGTACAAGCGCGAACTATGGGACGGCGTGCGATTCCCGGAAGGCATGTACGCGCAGGACACAGCTATCGCAGGACACCTGTACGTGCGTATGAACAAAGTGGCGGATATTGACGTGAACCTGTACAACTGGCTTCAGCGCCCGGAATCCGTAACACACCAAAAGCGTGACTTCGCGTTCCACCACGACCACATCACTGCGGCATCAGATAATTTCCGTCTCTGTCTTGACCGAGGCGTCCTCCCCATGCGTAGCTACTACACGTTGATCGGCGAACTGGAAGCCGAGAGGGAATCTCCTAACTTCCATATTCCAGAAAACCAGCAGCAGTACGAAACCGACCGTCAGGAAATTAATACCCTACTAGCCAATCTCACCCGCGCACAGCGCATACGGTGCGCCGTCATCCAGCGCATTCGTCTGTTTGAGAAGTATATCTACGACCGCAGAATCAAAAATATGCGATAA
- a CDS encoding glycosyltransferase family 2 protein — MPEKPQAMYPKEPGPVTAEPLVSVAVINHNYSQYVCEAIDSVLNQTYRNIEVLVVDDGSTDGSVDLIRNTYGDSVELVTQKNMGVVATRNKVLGLAEGDYLIQLDADDYLDADYVRKAVNAATESRANIVYCQVKYFGRVNFDSLYPQYNLEKLKHENYIGAYAMISVPYLRQSGVKYDSYLNGVGYEDWDFALGLCLTGASPVLLDEPLYYYRKHENADSRNDQQEADLLKLLLVRHHIWQKYNAQYPDEFRYFSAEIDLLLNTIHSLEEKERTVRESIAFRESVYASLQWKIGGAILAPVRYMRRLLGKAK; from the coding sequence ATGCCAGAGAAGCCTCAAGCCATGTATCCAAAGGAACCCGGTCCAGTGACCGCTGAGCCGCTCGTATCGGTTGCGGTAATCAACCACAACTACTCGCAGTATGTGTGCGAGGCGATTGACAGCGTCCTGAACCAGACCTACCGCAACATCGAGGTTCTCGTTGTAGATGATGGCTCCACGGACGGGTCGGTGGACCTTATCAGGAACACATATGGAGATTCCGTCGAACTCGTCACCCAGAAGAATATGGGTGTTGTCGCCACGCGCAACAAGGTACTTGGGCTAGCCGAAGGCGATTATCTCATTCAGCTTGATGCGGATGATTATCTTGATGCTGACTATGTACGGAAGGCAGTTAATGCTGCGACCGAAAGTCGAGCTAATATTGTCTACTGTCAGGTCAAGTATTTCGGACGAGTGAATTTCGACTCGTTGTACCCTCAGTACAATCTCGAAAAGTTGAAACATGAAAACTACATCGGTGCGTATGCAATGATTTCCGTACCATATTTGCGTCAATCCGGTGTGAAATATGACTCGTATCTTAACGGTGTTGGATATGAAGATTGGGATTTTGCATTGGGACTATGCCTGACAGGTGCGTCGCCTGTTCTGCTTGATGAGCCGTTGTACTACTACCGGAAACATGAGAATGCCGATTCGCGCAACGATCAACAGGAAGCTGATTTGTTAAAGCTGTTGCTAGTGCGTCATCATATCTGGCAGAAGTATAACGCTCAGTATCCTGATGAATTCCGGTACTTCAGCGCGGAAATCGATTTGCTGCTGAACACTATTCACTCTCTCGAAGAGAAGGAACGGACCGTCCGGGAATCGATTGCTTTCAGGGAATCTGTGTATGCTTCTCTCCAGTGGAAGATAGGTGGTGCTATCCTCGCTCCAGTTCGTTATATGCGTCGTCTGCTAGGGAAGGCGAAATGA
- a CDS encoding acyltransferase family protein, with product MHSHLGSSAFASVGRGGSGVRTDIKSGRTVRQSGIELLRIIAMYLIVAHHMVNHNSFDFLGQDNSFRKVILSLFEYIPGKIGIALFFIASAWFLSSGNQSLKKSCRKIWKLERAIVFWSLTALILQYHLDPGTIHLQQIISALFPTVTQLWWYTTCYVLFLIFLPFLNLSFKK from the coding sequence GTGCATTCGCACCTTGGGTCAAGTGCATTCGCATCTGTCGGAAGAGGAGGTAGTGGGGTGCGCACAGATATCAAGTCGGGAAGAACGGTTCGTCAATCAGGTATCGAATTGCTTCGTATCATCGCCATGTATCTTATCGTCGCCCACCATATGGTCAATCACAACAGTTTCGATTTTCTCGGACAGGACAATTCGTTCAGAAAAGTAATTCTCTCCTTATTTGAGTATATTCCGGGAAAAATCGGCATTGCATTGTTCTTTATAGCTTCGGCATGGTTCCTTTCCTCAGGCAATCAAAGTTTGAAGAAATCCTGCAGGAAAATATGGAAACTGGAACGCGCTATCGTATTCTGGAGTCTTACCGCGTTGATCCTGCAATACCATCTTGACCCGGGGACCATACATCTTCAACAGATCATCAGCGCTTTATTCCCTACTGTCACACAATTATGGTGGTACACAACCTGCTACGTCCTGTTTCTCATTTTCTTACCGTTCCTTAATCTCAGTTTTAAAAAATAG
- the glf gene encoding UDP-galactopyranose mutase, which translates to MANAAENTQHGPSEGAQYPDLVIVGAGLFGLTVAQQAVEHTGARVHIIDIRDHIGGNAYSYMDEETGAEIHKYGAHLFHTSNKRVWDYVNRFTSFTNYVHRVYATHDGEVYPLPINLGTINQFFHAHYTPSEAQKLIAEQAGELAGTDPANLNDKGIQLIGRPLYEAFIKNYTGKQWQTDPSELPADIIKRLPVRFNYDNRYFKDTWEGLPADGYTAWMEKMIDDPRITVELGVDFFDESQPYNKKALQAAGVPVVYTGPVDRYFDYELGDLKWRTVDFKEVRYDEGDHFGCPVMNFSDADVPYTRAIEFKNFNPERRDAQNPNKTVVWEEYSRFAERGDEPYYPVNTDADKALYAQYEAKAKAEPNTVFGGRLGTYKYYDMHNVIDTALTAYEEQVAPLLKK; encoded by the coding sequence ATGGCAAATGCGGCGGAGAATACGCAGCACGGCCCGTCGGAGGGCGCGCAGTACCCGGATTTGGTCATCGTCGGCGCGGGCCTGTTTGGCCTGACGGTGGCGCAGCAGGCGGTGGAGCACACCGGCGCCCGCGTGCACATCATCGATATCCGTGACCACATCGGCGGCAACGCCTACTCGTATATGGACGAGGAGACCGGCGCGGAGATCCACAAGTACGGCGCGCACTTGTTCCACACCTCCAACAAGCGCGTGTGGGACTACGTGAACCGTTTCACCTCGTTCACGAACTACGTGCACCGCGTGTACGCCACGCATGACGGCGAGGTCTACCCGCTGCCCATCAACCTCGGCACCATCAACCAGTTCTTCCACGCGCATTACACGCCGTCCGAGGCGCAGAAGCTCATCGCAGAGCAGGCGGGCGAGCTGGCCGGCACCGATCCGGCCAACCTGAACGACAAGGGCATTCAGCTCATCGGCCGCCCGCTGTACGAGGCGTTCATCAAGAACTACACCGGCAAGCAGTGGCAGACCGACCCCTCCGAGCTGCCGGCCGACATCATCAAGCGCCTGCCCGTGCGCTTTAACTACGACAACCGCTACTTCAAGGACACGTGGGAGGGCCTGCCCGCCGACGGCTACACCGCGTGGATGGAGAAGATGATCGACGACCCGCGCATCACCGTGGAGCTCGGCGTGGACTTCTTCGACGAGTCCCAGCCGTACAACAAGAAGGCGCTGCAGGCGGCTGGCGTGCCCGTCGTGTACACGGGCCCGGTGGACCGTTACTTCGACTATGAGCTCGGCGACCTCAAGTGGCGCACGGTGGACTTCAAGGAGGTCCGCTACGATGAGGGCGACCACTTCGGCTGCCCGGTGATGAACTTCTCCGACGCGGACGTGCCGTACACGCGCGCCATCGAGTTCAAGAACTTCAACCCGGAGCGCCGCGATGCCCAGAACCCGAACAAGACCGTGGTGTGGGAGGAATACAGCCGTTTCGCCGAACGCGGCGACGAGCCGTACTACCCGGTCAACACGGATGCGGACAAGGCACTGTACGCCCAGTACGAGGCCAAGGCCAAGGCCGAGCCGAACACCGTGTTCGGCGGTCGTCTGGGCACGTACAAGTACTACGACATGCACAACGTGATCGACACCGCCCTGACCGCTTACGAGGAGCAAGTCGCACCGCTACTGAAGAAGTAG
- a CDS encoding glycosyltransferase family 4 protein: MTSAEDVVAADFVAHPYHAPVKVEKSKLNIGWVLSPISVGSGGQHTIARFAKSLQERGHNVTFFIYESIAKQPAEYSHQLLKEHFDIDVTCVPVKDISNIDLDVLFATGWETAYPVFNMKTNAHKMYFVQDYEPLFYGMGSKSVLAENTYRFGFYGITAGRWLTKKVGEFDMPADYFDFGADLDIYKPKGDVTKKKQICFYGRPVTERRAFEIGVLALAKFHQMHPDYKIVFFGWDVSDYDIPFPYENRGIVNPAQLAEIYHESEACLVLSLTNASLLPLELLAAGCVPVMNDGDNNRMVIGENPDIVYTLNSPIELAHGLDKVVNDSDIEARCQRISKRAESSSWDASYEKFERIILREATVQNHD, encoded by the coding sequence ATGACTTCTGCCGAAGATGTCGTGGCGGCGGATTTCGTGGCGCATCCATATCACGCTCCGGTGAAGGTGGAGAAGAGCAAGCTCAATATTGGTTGGGTGCTGTCTCCCATCAGCGTCGGCAGTGGAGGACAACATACCATCGCACGCTTCGCCAAATCCTTGCAGGAACGCGGGCATAACGTTACGTTCTTTATATATGAGAGTATCGCCAAACAGCCGGCCGAATACTCCCACCAGCTGCTCAAGGAGCATTTCGATATCGATGTGACTTGCGTGCCGGTCAAGGACATCAGCAACATCGATCTTGACGTGCTTTTCGCCACGGGATGGGAGACTGCATATCCGGTCTTCAACATGAAGACCAATGCACACAAGATGTATTTTGTGCAGGATTACGAGCCGCTCTTCTACGGTATGGGGTCCAAGTCGGTGCTCGCCGAAAACACGTATAGGTTCGGTTTCTACGGCATCACCGCCGGCCGTTGGCTCACCAAGAAGGTCGGTGAATTCGATATGCCCGCCGACTACTTCGACTTCGGTGCCGACCTCGACATCTACAAGCCGAAAGGTGATGTAACCAAGAAGAAGCAGATTTGCTTCTACGGCCGCCCCGTTACCGAACGCCGGGCTTTCGAGATCGGTGTGCTCGCCTTGGCGAAATTCCACCAGATGCACCCTGACTACAAGATCGTGTTTTTCGGATGGGACGTGTCTGACTACGACATCCCCTTCCCGTACGAGAACCGCGGCATCGTCAACCCCGCGCAGCTCGCCGAAATCTATCATGAGTCCGAGGCGTGTCTCGTGCTCTCTCTCACCAATGCGTCCCTGTTGCCGCTTGAGCTGCTTGCCGCCGGTTGCGTTCCGGTGATGAATGACGGCGACAACAACCGCATGGTCATCGGAGAGAACCCGGACATCGTGTACACGCTCAATTCTCCGATCGAACTTGCCCACGGGCTTGACAAGGTCGTCAACGATTCGGACATCGAAGCGCGCTGCCAACGCATCTCCAAGAGAGCGGAAAGCTCTTCCTGGGATGCCTCCTATGAGAAGTTCGAACGTATCATTCTTAGAGAGGCCACCGTACAGAATCATGACTGA
- a CDS encoding glycosyltransferase family 2 protein produces the protein MTDIKATVFIPTYYGEDNLDELFTALHKQKVDFEYEILVIDTSSKDRTPEIIRSWAPKFRHFRYETITKPEFSHGRVRQQAAEKARGEYVIYLTQDATPAHDRWLYEIIQPLERFPQVVGVMGKQDPRATALPLLKEEIIRTFKQFGPDFGTTLFYDDDFIDSQQLFDLVTFYSDVNSAARKSVLLCDVPYQDIPYAEDQKFGEDLIRHGYVKAYAPRANVWHTNEIKLRDYRKRMFDEIVGVRRVGKTMDPISIAFVVKQVVRAFTLGSLFILRDRQYTWKRKLYWLALNPLFVIEKWKGVRAAIAVNLEDEQAIAAQSLESSEQQKHES, from the coding sequence ATGACTGACATCAAAGCCACCGTCTTCATTCCCACCTATTACGGCGAGGATAATCTGGATGAGTTGTTCACTGCATTGCATAAGCAGAAGGTGGACTTCGAATACGAGATTCTCGTCATTGACACCAGCTCCAAGGATCGCACGCCCGAGATCATCAGATCCTGGGCGCCGAAATTCCGGCATTTCCGGTACGAAACCATCACCAAACCGGAATTTTCCCACGGCAGGGTGCGTCAGCAGGCTGCGGAGAAGGCGCGTGGCGAATATGTCATCTACCTCACGCAGGATGCCACTCCCGCCCATGATCGTTGGCTGTACGAGATCATTCAGCCGCTGGAGCGTTTCCCACAGGTCGTGGGCGTGATGGGTAAGCAGGATCCGCGTGCCACCGCGCTACCGCTGCTGAAGGAGGAGATCATCCGCACGTTCAAGCAGTTCGGCCCGGACTTCGGTACCACACTGTTCTATGATGATGACTTTATTGACTCGCAACAGCTCTTCGACCTCGTCACGTTCTACTCGGACGTGAACTCGGCCGCGCGCAAATCCGTGCTGTTGTGCGACGTCCCCTATCAGGATATTCCCTATGCCGAGGACCAGAAGTTCGGCGAGGACCTCATCCGGCATGGGTACGTGAAGGCCTATGCCCCTCGTGCAAATGTGTGGCACACCAACGAGATTAAGCTACGTGACTACAGGAAGCGTATGTTCGACGAGATCGTGGGAGTTCGTCGCGTAGGCAAAACCATGGATCCGATTTCCATCGCGTTCGTTGTCAAGCAGGTCGTGCGTGCCTTCACGTTGGGTTCGTTGTTCATCCTGCGTGACCGGCAATATACATGGAAGCGCAAGTTGTATTGGCTTGCTCTCAATCCGTTGTTCGTTATCGAGAAATGGAAAGGCGTTCGTGCCGCCATCGCCGTCAATTTGGAGGACGAACAGGCGATTGCTGCGCAGTCGCTGGAAAGCAGCGAACAGCAGAAGCACGAAAGCTGA
- a CDS encoding RNA-binding domain-containing protein, producing the protein MANSDVIELISLASLSESDVRLLREDNCIEAKKAKDKLPDSLWDTYSAFANSDGGLILLGVSENSRRELNVTGVTDAEKLKRDFWNTVNDRSKVNATVLSDQDVVIRHGSSGDFIVIHVPRAGREIMPIYVGADPFSREQHRGTFRRNNEGDYHCDRDEVKAMFRDGSDTPQDLRIVEDLGSAALDSGTIASYRSYFQRIRPNHPWRNLNDEDFLVRLQALARSTKDNQLHPTIAGLLMFGREYDIVREFANYFLDYREEIGLDRWDDRITSTDGIWSGNLYDFWQSVYGRLRQAVPRPFRLDGEARRMDENPMEITIREALTNAIVHADYMGRRGTVIIRRQSTIEFTNPGRLRVTKAEAEQGGISDARNPILMKMFFLIGIGEKAGSGFDVMRAGCDSVGAPHPLLEVLTRPDRVKLVVRYTNLGGSVMTPANSESMKSWTSVGHLSKSESEALQYLVSQGSISTSELAEHMELGVSRARALLKSLVEDGFAQSRGRGRATRYEPVEGLPVF; encoded by the coding sequence GTGGCGAATTCTGACGTTATTGAGTTGATTTCTCTTGCCAGCCTTTCCGAGTCGGATGTGAGGCTACTTCGAGAAGATAATTGTATTGAGGCGAAAAAGGCCAAAGACAAATTACCAGACAGTCTATGGGATACGTATAGTGCATTTGCCAACTCTGATGGCGGTCTTATTCTTCTTGGTGTTTCAGAGAACTCGCGACGAGAATTGAATGTAACAGGGGTAACGGATGCAGAAAAGCTCAAACGGGATTTTTGGAATACTGTCAATGACCGTTCCAAGGTCAACGCCACAGTACTTTCCGACCAAGATGTTGTGATTCGACATGGATCGTCCGGTGATTTCATCGTGATTCATGTCCCTCGTGCAGGGCGGGAGATCATGCCTATATATGTGGGCGCTGATCCTTTTAGCCGGGAACAGCATAGGGGCACCTTCAGAAGGAATAACGAGGGTGACTACCATTGCGACCGGGATGAAGTCAAAGCAATGTTTCGCGATGGCAGTGACACTCCTCAGGATCTTCGTATCGTGGAAGATTTGGGTAGTGCCGCATTGGATTCAGGCACGATTGCCTCGTACCGTTCTTATTTTCAAAGGATTCGCCCGAACCATCCGTGGCGTAACCTCAATGACGAAGATTTTCTCGTGCGTCTGCAGGCGCTCGCTCGTTCTACCAAAGATAATCAGTTGCATCCAACTATTGCTGGATTGCTGATGTTTGGGCGCGAATATGATATCGTGCGGGAATTCGCAAATTATTTCCTTGACTATCGTGAAGAAATTGGACTCGATCGTTGGGATGATCGCATTACCTCTACTGACGGAATTTGGTCCGGCAACTTATACGATTTTTGGCAGTCAGTATATGGTAGGCTGCGGCAGGCGGTGCCGCGCCCATTCCGTTTGGACGGAGAAGCGCGACGTATGGATGAAAATCCCATGGAAATCACTATTCGCGAGGCGTTAACCAACGCTATCGTTCATGCGGACTATATGGGTAGAAGAGGCACTGTGATTATTAGGCGCCAATCAACCATCGAGTTCACCAATCCTGGGCGGCTCCGTGTTACAAAGGCCGAGGCGGAGCAAGGTGGAATATCTGATGCACGCAATCCTATCCTCATGAAAATGTTTTTTCTCATCGGTATCGGTGAAAAAGCAGGAAGTGGCTTTGATGTGATGCGAGCTGGTTGTGATTCTGTTGGCGCGCCGCATCCACTGCTGGAAGTGCTAACTCGTCCTGATCGCGTAAAACTTGTAGTACGGTACACAAACCTTGGCGGATCTGTTATGACGCCAGCAAATAGCGAGTCCATGAAATCCTGGACTTCCGTGGGACACCTCTCCAAATCGGAATCAGAAGCGCTACAGTATCTTGTGAGTCAAGGCAGCATATCAACTTCCGAATTAGCGGAGCATATGGAATTAGGGGTCTCGCGTGCTCGGGCACTGCTGAAAAGTCTCGTTGAAGACGGCTTTGCGCAATCTCGTGGTCGTGGCCGCGCCACGCGCTACGAGCCAGTCGAGGGGCTGCCCGTCTTCTGA
- a CDS encoding glycosyltransferase family protein has product MRDTIDMGLARLGVYLTYTVYAIYSVIAVMILFLVSFGYSSLENPYGLRPKYALPMPVFFVVALLFVVLLTYALLKYSCKGGNSYCYVLPLLSVAVLVFQNAVIRYTPYVANWDPDTIFNYAVAAVRGGDLGAFQPYFDMFPNNYGLAVLMQFLVRVSFVLKLDPAMFTASVGALGVNLGCLILALGIGSAIGKACIVYASWIIATILGSLSFWIGTPYTDTFLFPFVATVISLYLIYRNSAAPITYIVLVVMVFSAFVGSLFKPTVLVLVVALVIDCILRYARREGVLKDILCIFLSILVSATLIYGVASPLLKKHLHVNPNPEMAFSYHHYLMMGANPQSYGAFNLNDVKISAGIPDKTDRQAKDLDVALRRLQAMNADSAIHFYAVKLVTTYGDGTFGIGHEGKGFPEVPSERNLPNSLKKLYYMENNTPSVFGSLQQLLWMILLLCAALLLPRKNTDDYAVFLRLSFIGLTCFLMLFETRARYLYSFLPIFVVIFAVSLDRIVLQMNAVLVKRGIVLSGGMGDE; this is encoded by the coding sequence ATGCGTGACACCATAGATATGGGTTTGGCTCGATTGGGCGTCTATCTGACCTACACAGTATATGCTATCTACAGCGTTATTGCCGTTATGATATTGTTCCTGGTGTCGTTCGGGTACTCATCGCTGGAAAATCCCTATGGATTGCGACCGAAGTATGCCTTGCCTATGCCCGTGTTTTTCGTTGTCGCGTTGCTTTTTGTTGTATTGCTGACATATGCATTGCTGAAGTATTCCTGTAAAGGTGGCAATAGCTACTGCTATGTGCTTCCCCTGTTGAGTGTCGCGGTATTGGTATTCCAAAATGCGGTTATCAGATATACGCCATATGTTGCCAATTGGGATCCTGACACGATATTCAATTATGCTGTAGCCGCCGTAAGGGGAGGGGATTTAGGGGCATTTCAACCGTATTTTGATATGTTCCCCAACAATTATGGGCTGGCTGTCCTGATGCAGTTTCTTGTGCGCGTGAGCTTCGTCCTTAAGCTGGATCCAGCGATGTTTACAGCGTCTGTGGGAGCACTGGGTGTCAACTTGGGATGTCTTATCCTGGCTTTAGGGATAGGCAGTGCTATCGGCAAGGCATGCATAGTCTATGCATCTTGGATTATTGCAACAATATTAGGTTCTCTTTCGTTTTGGATCGGAACACCTTATACGGATACGTTCCTGTTCCCCTTCGTAGCCACCGTCATATCGCTATATCTTATTTATCGGAATTCTGCCGCACCTATTACCTATATTGTGCTTGTGGTAATGGTGTTTTCCGCTTTCGTCGGCAGCTTGTTCAAGCCGACGGTATTGGTTCTTGTAGTTGCGTTAGTCATTGATTGCATACTCCGTTATGCCAGAAGGGAAGGCGTCCTGAAAGACATTCTCTGCATATTCCTTTCGATTCTTGTGTCGGCTACCCTTATCTACGGTGTTGCTTCTCCTCTGTTAAAGAAACACCTTCATGTCAATCCAAATCCAGAAATGGCGTTTTCCTATCATCATTATTTGATGATGGGGGCGAACCCGCAGTCATATGGTGCGTTCAATTTGAACGATGTGAAGATTTCTGCGGGCATTCCAGATAAAACCGATCGTCAAGCGAAAGATCTTGATGTAGCATTACGGCGTTTGCAGGCAATGAACGCTGATTCCGCAATCCATTTTTATGCCGTAAAACTCGTCACTACATATGGTGATGGAACATTTGGCATCGGACATGAGGGTAAGGGATTCCCTGAGGTGCCCAGTGAGAGGAATCTGCCTAATTCGCTGAAAAAGCTGTACTACATGGAAAACAATACGCCTTCCGTTTTTGGGTCACTGCAGCAGCTGCTGTGGATGATTCTGTTGTTGTGCGCCGCTTTACTGCTACCAAGGAAAAATACTGATGATTATGCGGTGTTTCTTCGCCTATCCTTTATCGGATTGACATGCTTCCTGATGCTATTCGAGACTAGGGCGCGCTACCTGTATTCCTTCCTTCCCATTTTTGTTGTCATCTTTGCCGTATCGCTGGACCGTATCGTTCTCCAGATGAATGCAGTGCTAGTCAAGAGAGGAATCGTTCTGTCCGGTGGAATGGGCGACGAATAG
- a CDS encoding ABC transporter permease, which produces MSELIRRFQARYRYGLIVLKELVKTDFKLRYQGSILGMAWSVVKPLMLFGVMYMVFVRFLKFSDGTPTFTISLLCGTCLWSFFSEATSVGMQSIVGRGDLLRKVHFPNYIIVASTTMGSLISLGINLIVVIVFGFFSNAQYTWHVLLVPFNVAQLYLLALACALILSTMYVYFHDVAHIWEVVLQAMFYSIPIIYPLSMVSNRYPVIAKLMLMNPAAQAIMDIRHNLVAPDYVPTVWTMIANPFIALLPYLMTVVLLVIGIHVFRKHSRKFAEVM; this is translated from the coding sequence GTGTCAGAGCTCATTCGTCGGTTCCAAGCACGGTACCGTTATGGCCTCATCGTGCTGAAGGAACTCGTCAAGACCGATTTCAAGCTTCGCTATCAGGGATCGATTCTCGGCATGGCTTGGTCTGTGGTCAAGCCGTTGATGCTTTTCGGCGTCATGTACATGGTGTTCGTCCGGTTCCTTAAGTTCTCCGACGGCACGCCGACATTCACCATCTCGCTGCTGTGTGGCACCTGCCTGTGGAGTTTCTTCTCCGAAGCCACTTCTGTCGGCATGCAGTCCATTGTCGGCCGCGGCGATCTGCTGAGAAAGGTACACTTCCCCAATTACATCATCGTTGCTTCCACCACGATGGGGTCGCTGATTTCTCTGGGTATCAACCTGATTGTGGTCATCGTGTTTGGCTTCTTCTCCAACGCGCAATACACATGGCATGTCCTGCTCGTTCCGTTCAATGTCGCCCAGTTGTACCTGCTGGCACTAGCGTGCGCGCTGATTCTTTCCACGATGTACGTCTACTTCCATGATGTCGCGCACATCTGGGAGGTCGTGCTGCAGGCAATGTTCTACTCCATCCCGATTATCTATCCGCTCAGCATGGTTTCGAATCGTTACCCGGTTATCGCCAAGTTGATGCTGATGAATCCCGCCGCCCAGGCCATCATGGACATTCGCCATAACCTTGTGGCACCTGATTATGTTCCCACGGTTTGGACGATGATTGCCAATCCGTTCATCGCACTGTTGCCGTATCTGATGACGGTGGTTCTGCTCGTCATCGGTATTCACGTTTTCCGTAAGCACAGTCGTAAGTTCGCGGAGGTCATGTAA